A genomic segment from Flammeovirga pectinis encodes:
- a CDS encoding SulP family inorganic anion transporter produces MSKDKDSVLSNVKHDFPASIVVFLVAMPLCLGVALASGAPLFSGIISGVIGGVIVASLSGSSLGVSGPAAGLAVIVLHSIESLGSFESFLLAVVIAGVFQIVLGVLKAGVIGYYFPSSVIKGMLAGIGINIIIQQIPNALGVANFSSINITDICIGTTILTVVSVAILLFWDSKTVKENKYLKVVPGPLLVVAFGIIYEIVTVGDPVFGLKTDQLVAIPITNSFTGFMSNFSMPDFSMITNPEIYTIALTMAVVASLETLLSTEAADKLDPQKRRTPMNRELIAQGVGNMISGLIGGLPITQVIVRSSANIQSGGKTKLSAIMHGILLLICVVSIPAILDLIPLACLAAILLVVGFKLSKPAIYLAMYNKGWALFIPFIITILGVVFSDLLHGIVLGLAVSVFEIIWNNLNESCDVSIGEQENVDQNTPMRIELPHQVSFLNKANIISTLESIPHNTNVVIDATHNKTVHIDVLDIIEEFLKNDAIDKNISASINYPQIVAKV; encoded by the coding sequence ATGAGTAAGGATAAGGACTCCGTATTGTCAAATGTAAAGCATGATTTTCCTGCTAGTATAGTCGTTTTTCTTGTGGCTATGCCTCTTTGTTTAGGCGTTGCTTTAGCGTCAGGTGCTCCACTATTTTCTGGAATAATTTCTGGAGTGATAGGAGGTGTAATTGTTGCATCTTTGAGTGGCTCTTCATTAGGAGTGAGTGGACCTGCAGCTGGTTTAGCAGTAATTGTTCTGCATTCAATCGAAAGTCTAGGTTCTTTTGAATCATTTTTATTAGCAGTAGTTATTGCAGGTGTTTTTCAGATTGTACTTGGTGTATTGAAAGCGGGTGTAATTGGCTATTACTTCCCATCTTCAGTAATAAAAGGAATGCTTGCAGGTATAGGTATAAATATAATTATTCAGCAAATTCCTAATGCTTTAGGAGTAGCAAACTTTTCTAGCATTAATATTACAGATATTTGTATTGGAACAACAATTTTAACAGTAGTTTCTGTAGCTATATTATTATTCTGGGATTCTAAAACGGTAAAAGAAAATAAATACTTAAAGGTTGTTCCTGGTCCTTTATTAGTTGTAGCTTTCGGTATAATTTACGAAATAGTTACAGTAGGAGATCCTGTTTTTGGATTAAAAACAGATCAATTAGTGGCAATACCAATAACTAATTCATTTACTGGCTTTATGTCGAATTTCTCTATGCCAGATTTTTCGATGATAACTAACCCTGAGATTTACACTATTGCATTAACAATGGCTGTAGTTGCAAGTTTAGAAACACTTTTGTCTACAGAAGCAGCAGATAAATTAGATCCTCAAAAAAGAAGAACACCTATGAATAGGGAGTTAATTGCACAAGGCGTAGGTAATATGATTTCGGGTTTAATCGGTGGTTTACCTATTACTCAAGTAATAGTAAGAAGTTCTGCAAATATACAATCTGGTGGTAAAACAAAACTATCAGCAATAATGCATGGTATTTTATTATTAATCTGTGTTGTTTCAATACCTGCAATTTTAGATTTAATACCCTTAGCATGTTTAGCGGCAATCTTATTAGTAGTAGGATTTAAATTATCTAAACCAGCTATTTATTTAGCAATGTATAATAAAGGTTGGGCATTATTTATACCTTTTATAATAACAATTTTAGGAGTTGTTTTTTCCGATCTACTACATGGTATCGTATTAGGTCTAGCTGTATCAGTATTTGAAATAATCTGGAACAACTTAAACGAGTCATGTGATGTTTCTATTGGTGAACAGGAAAATGTTGATCAAAATACACCAATGAGAATCGAATTACCTCATCAGGTGAGCTTTTTAAATAAGGCGAATATAATTTCAACATTAGAAAGTATACCTCATAACACAAATGTTGTTATTGATGCTACTCATAATAAAACTGTTCATATAGATGTTCTTGACATAATAGAAGAATTTTTAAAAAATGATGCAATAGATAAAAACATATCAGCAAGTATAAACTACCCTCAAATTGTGGCTAAAGTTTAA
- a CDS encoding zinc-dependent metalloprotease, whose product MKKQLTLLFLMTFVCTLFIGTDCAAQRKKKKKGKIEDAPKEEKGPFKPYNKVITSKAITQEGLITAHKVEDKYFFELNDDLLGDELLVVSRISGHVQGLNFGGAGMKSRPQQVIRWERLDTKVLLRSVSYNSVASLDEPIYKSVKNNNFEPIIAAFDIKALGKDTTSVVIDVTSFFTTDVPMIGALSKRERKNFAIKGLDTKRSLIESVKVFPENLEVRHILTYKGDKLPDNQLTKTLSIEMNQSFVKLPENPWQPRYYDDRVGYFSVQQTNYSLDEHKAAKQRFITRWRLEPSDWDAYNKGELVEPIKPIVYYIDPATPLKWRPFIKNGIEAWQKSFEQAGFKNAIIAKDAPTVEEDPNWSPEDVRYSVVRYITTPIQNAQGPHVHDPRTGEILESDILWYHNVMQLLRDWCLIQTGAVNVDAQKALFDDKLMGKLIEFVATHEVGHTLGLPHNMGASCAYTCTQLRTPGFVQENGVSPSIMDYARMNYVAQPEDKGAGLYPIIGPYDKWSIEYGYKLTEAKSALDEKPILNEWIKAKAGDPIFRYGAQQWPSVIDPSAQTEDLGSDAMEASTLGIANLKRIVPNLILWTSVEGSTYTDLQELYNGVLGQFNRYMGHVTNNVGGVLIYPKTTDQEGDIYIPVDKDKQQRAIQFLNEELFATPKWLIDSNILSKIEASGNVEKIQKLQKRTLTNLLNDDRLKRMINNEALNGIKAYTVLNLHQDIRTSIWNELNRGLKIDTYRRNLQRVHVDLLLDKFNDDTLNTTDINAISRMELVAINKVCKTSLRKYAINSIENAHLKDISERIEFAFSTK is encoded by the coding sequence ATGAAAAAACAATTAACATTACTATTCTTAATGACTTTCGTCTGTACATTGTTTATAGGAACAGATTGTGCTGCCCAAAGAAAGAAAAAGAAAAAAGGTAAAATTGAAGATGCACCTAAGGAAGAAAAAGGACCTTTTAAACCTTACAATAAAGTAATTACAAGTAAAGCAATTACTCAAGAAGGGCTAATCACAGCTCATAAAGTTGAAGACAAATACTTTTTTGAACTTAATGATGATCTATTAGGGGATGAACTCTTAGTAGTTAGCAGAATTTCTGGTCATGTTCAAGGTTTAAACTTTGGTGGTGCAGGAATGAAGTCTAGACCACAACAGGTAATTAGATGGGAAAGATTGGATACAAAAGTATTATTGAGATCGGTTTCTTATAATAGTGTAGCGAGTTTAGATGAACCTATATATAAGTCGGTGAAGAATAATAATTTTGAACCAATAATTGCTGCTTTTGATATTAAAGCGTTAGGTAAAGATACTACGAGTGTTGTAATTGATGTTACTTCTTTTTTTACTACAGACGTACCAATGATTGGAGCTTTATCAAAAAGAGAAAGAAAAAACTTCGCTATCAAAGGTTTAGATACTAAAAGATCACTAATCGAATCAGTTAAAGTATTTCCTGAAAACTTAGAGGTTAGACATATTCTAACATATAAAGGAGATAAATTGCCAGACAATCAGCTGACAAAAACACTGTCAATAGAGATGAATCAATCATTTGTGAAACTACCTGAAAACCCATGGCAACCAAGGTATTATGATGATAGGGTTGGTTATTTTTCAGTGCAACAAACAAATTATAGTTTAGATGAGCATAAAGCAGCTAAACAAAGATTTATCACAAGATGGCGATTAGAACCATCTGATTGGGATGCTTATAATAAAGGAGAATTGGTTGAACCGATTAAACCTATTGTTTACTATATCGATCCGGCAACACCATTAAAATGGAGACCTTTTATTAAGAATGGTATTGAGGCTTGGCAAAAATCATTTGAACAAGCGGGATTTAAAAATGCAATAATTGCAAAAGATGCTCCTACAGTTGAAGAAGACCCTAATTGGAGCCCAGAAGATGTTAGGTATTCTGTAGTAAGATATATTACAACTCCTATTCAAAATGCTCAGGGGCCTCATGTTCATGACCCAAGAACTGGAGAGATTTTAGAGTCTGATATCTTATGGTATCATAATGTGATGCAACTTTTAAGAGATTGGTGTTTAATTCAGACAGGAGCAGTAAACGTAGATGCTCAAAAAGCATTATTTGATGATAAATTGATGGGTAAACTTATTGAATTTGTAGCTACTCATGAAGTTGGACATACATTAGGGTTACCTCATAATATGGGAGCAAGTTGTGCATATACTTGTACACAATTAAGAACGCCTGGTTTTGTTCAAGAAAATGGTGTATCACCTTCAATTATGGATTATGCAAGAATGAATTATGTAGCTCAGCCAGAAGATAAAGGTGCTGGATTATATCCTATAATTGGACCTTATGATAAATGGTCTATTGAATATGGTTATAAACTCACAGAAGCAAAATCTGCTTTAGATGAAAAACCTATTTTAAATGAATGGATTAAAGCAAAAGCCGGAGATCCTATATTTAGATATGGAGCACAACAGTGGCCAAGTGTTATTGATCCAAGTGCTCAAACTGAAGATTTAGGAAGTGATGCAATGGAAGCAAGTACTTTAGGTATTGCAAACTTAAAAAGAATTGTTCCAAACTTAATATTATGGACTTCTGTAGAGGGAAGCACCTATACAGATCTACAAGAATTGTATAATGGTGTATTAGGTCAGTTTAATAGATATATGGGTCATGTTACCAACAATGTAGGGGGAGTTTTAATTTATCCAAAAACTACAGATCAAGAAGGTGATATTTATATACCTGTAGATAAAGATAAACAACAACGTGCAATACAATTTTTAAATGAAGAGTTATTTGCAACACCTAAATGGTTAATTGATTCAAATATTTTATCAAAAATTGAAGCTTCAGGAAACGTTGAGAAAATCCAGAAGCTACAAAAAAGAACGCTTACGAATCTATTAAATGATGATAGATTAAAAAGAATGATTAATAATGAAGCTTTGAATGGCATTAAAGCATATACAGTTTTAAATCTTCATCAAGATATAAGAACTTCTATTTGGAATGAATTAAATAGAGGCTTAAAGATTGATACTTATAGAAGAAACCTTCAAAGAGTACATGTTGATTTATTACTTGATAAGTTTAATGATGATACATTAAATACTACTGACATAAATGCAATTTCAAGAATGGAGTTAGTTGCTATAAATAAAGTTTGTAAAACATCTTTGAGAAAATATGCTATAAATTCAATAGAAAATGCTCATTTAAAAGATATTAGCGAGCGAATTGAATTTGCTTTTAGTACTAAGTAG
- a CDS encoding glycoside hydrolase family 25 protein — protein MTKKVNILPFSSFLLLFFMGFGLYLKVNPEAYKIFAPYIRKSLDVALNVRDFVEVPFYKSVVGYGVKLPEKYKVHGIDVSHHQKLIDWDRVANMHAQNASIKFAYIKATEGADHKDRHFDRNRKNAKDKDILFGPYHFFRPQTSGTQQADYFIKTVGKLSHNDLIPVVDVEVTDGVDPKLMRDRLADFVLLIEQEWGVKPMIYTGDSFYKDYFKGHFKKYRIWIANYGEKTQAPKNRWTVWQHTQSASIDGIPSKVDMNVFDGDWDSFKKSLIIGLQK, from the coding sequence ATGACCAAGAAAGTTAATATTCTCCCCTTCTCGTCCTTTCTCCTACTCTTTTTCATGGGGTTTGGTCTTTACCTAAAAGTAAATCCAGAAGCTTATAAGATCTTTGCTCCCTACATTAGGAAGTCATTAGATGTCGCGTTAAATGTTAGAGACTTTGTTGAAGTTCCCTTTTATAAAAGTGTAGTTGGTTATGGGGTAAAATTACCAGAGAAATATAAGGTTCATGGTATAGACGTCTCTCATCATCAGAAATTAATAGATTGGGATAGAGTTGCAAATATGCATGCTCAAAATGCAAGTATAAAATTTGCGTATATAAAAGCAACAGAAGGTGCTGACCATAAAGACAGGCATTTTGATAGAAATAGAAAGAATGCAAAAGATAAAGATATTCTTTTTGGACCTTATCACTTTTTCAGACCACAAACTAGTGGAACCCAACAAGCAGATTATTTTATAAAAACTGTCGGGAAATTATCTCATAATGATCTTATTCCAGTTGTAGATGTTGAAGTTACTGACGGTGTAGATCCAAAATTAATGAGAGACCGTTTAGCAGATTTCGTTCTACTTATTGAACAAGAATGGGGTGTTAAACCAATGATTTATACAGGTGACTCTTTTTATAAAGATTACTTTAAGGGGCACTTTAAAAAATATAGAATTTGGATTGCCAATTATGGAGAGAAAACTCAAGCTCCTAAAAATAGGTGGACGGTTTGGCAACATACTCAATCTGCAAGTATTGATGGTATACCTAGTAAAGTAGACATGAATGTTTTTGATGGAGATTGGGATTCCTTTAAAAAATCATTAATAATTGGACTTCAGAAATAA
- a CDS encoding DUF2490 domain-containing protein, whose amino-acid sequence MNTSFHESKIKYIFIPLLFTFFSSDLFGQDILWLHYFNRYKLSYKFSIDSDVGYRQYFDDNGGNRGQIRSGLRYDVSDRFYIRGGFMYVNGSRSNEEFRFYQDFVYNIPFNVFTLTQRVRFEEQFFENSKKKYRLRYNPSLKFSTFFGYCTLGCEPFFTLNDNNSKISSNRVYIGVTRRAYKNILITLQYINERSYSIPTEGYINESNMVRIKISHVIHPLKTGPLFKRNKV is encoded by the coding sequence ATGAATACAAGTTTTCACGAAAGTAAAATCAAATATATTTTCATACCCTTACTTTTTACATTTTTTTCTTCTGATCTATTTGGACAAGATATACTGTGGTTACACTATTTCAATAGGTACAAATTATCTTATAAATTTTCTATTGATAGTGATGTAGGCTATCGACAATATTTTGATGACAATGGAGGAAATAGAGGTCAAATTCGTTCTGGCCTGAGATACGATGTAAGTGATAGATTTTATATTCGTGGAGGTTTCATGTATGTAAATGGGTCTCGCTCTAATGAAGAGTTTAGGTTTTACCAAGACTTTGTATACAATATTCCTTTTAATGTATTCACTTTAACACAAAGAGTACGTTTTGAAGAGCAATTTTTTGAAAACAGCAAAAAAAAATATAGACTTAGATACAATCCTTCTTTAAAATTTTCTACATTTTTTGGTTATTGTACTTTAGGTTGTGAACCATTTTTCACCTTAAATGATAATAATTCAAAGATCAGTAGTAATAGAGTTTATATTGGTGTTACTAGAAGAGCCTACAAAAATATTCTTATTACTTTACAATACATTAATGAGCGCTCCTATTCAATCCCAACTGAAGGGTATATTAATGAATCTAATATGGTCCGAATAAAAATTTCTCATGTTATTCATCCTCTAAAAACTGGCCCTCTATTTAAAAGAAATAAGGTTTAA
- a CDS encoding YeeE/YedE thiosulfate transporter family protein encodes MKLSKFITYLLLGVLFGIILSKSEAISWYRIQEMFRFESFHMFGLIGSAVATGILCIQGIKLFKIKDFDGNNIVIPPKQKSIWRYLLGGIFFGLGWALVGGCTAPMFILIGYGKWSMLIVLFFSLVGTYIYGRLRDVLPH; translated from the coding sequence ATGAAATTATCTAAGTTTATAACTTATCTTCTTTTAGGTGTATTATTCGGGATAATATTATCTAAATCAGAAGCAATCTCTTGGTATAGAATTCAAGAAATGTTTAGGTTTGAATCGTTTCACATGTTCGGACTAATAGGTTCTGCTGTAGCAACAGGTATTCTCTGTATTCAAGGAATTAAGCTCTTTAAAATAAAAGATTTTGATGGCAATAACATTGTTATTCCTCCAAAACAAAAATCTATTTGGAGATACCTTTTAGGAGGTATATTTTTTGGTTTGGGTTGGGCCTTAGTTGGAGGTTGTACTGCGCCAATGTTTATCCTGATTGGTTACGGAAAGTGGTCTATGTTAATTGTGCTTTTCTTTTCTCTAGTAGGTACATATATTTATGGTCGACTACGAGATGTCTTACCTCACTAA
- the pdxY gene encoding pyridoxal kinase PdxY, with the protein MKNILSIQSHVTYGHVGNSAAVFPLQLSGHEVWALNTVQFSGHTQYPKCTGQVFTPTHLKDVLDGVFYNIPKTDCDAILAGYLGSKGTGEVVYNIVRDIKEENENAIFCCDTVMGDKEAGFYIAEDVPPLYKDKIISIADIITPNQFEAEYLSNSTIETLNDAKKVAKDLFEKGPRYVLITSLELKETPENNFSILLYDGDGFHIIHNPKINLGEVYGTGDVFAAMILSNFLKGEAMVDCLEKTVTTMYNLINATAKQHKKELDLIGSRSYFLVDKVLFFSENC; encoded by the coding sequence ATGAAAAATATTTTATCAATTCAATCTCATGTTACTTATGGGCATGTAGGTAATTCTGCAGCTGTTTTTCCTCTTCAACTTAGTGGTCATGAAGTTTGGGCTTTAAATACTGTACAGTTTTCGGGGCATACACAATATCCAAAATGTACTGGTCAAGTTTTTACACCAACACATTTAAAAGATGTTTTAGATGGTGTCTTTTATAATATCCCAAAAACAGATTGTGATGCAATTCTTGCAGGATACCTTGGTAGTAAAGGCACTGGAGAAGTTGTATATAATATTGTTAGAGATATTAAAGAAGAAAACGAAAATGCAATATTTTGTTGTGATACAGTAATGGGGGATAAAGAAGCAGGGTTTTATATAGCAGAAGATGTCCCTCCTCTTTACAAAGATAAAATCATATCAATAGCTGATATTATCACACCAAATCAATTCGAAGCTGAATACTTGAGTAATTCAACAATTGAAACATTGAATGATGCTAAAAAAGTAGCTAAAGATTTATTCGAAAAAGGACCTAGATATGTTTTAATTACATCATTAGAACTAAAAGAAACTCCAGAAAATAACTTCAGTATATTATTATATGATGGAGATGGTTTTCATATTATTCATAATCCAAAAATCAATTTAGGAGAGGTTTATGGTACAGGTGATGTTTTTGCAGCTATGATACTTTCTAATTTTCTTAAAGGAGAAGCCATGGTAGATTGTCTTGAAAAAACTGTTACAACTATGTACAACTTAATTAATGCTACTGCTAAGCAACATAAAAAAGAACTTGATTTAATTGGTAGTAGAAGTTATTTTTTAGTTGATAAAGTTCTTTTCTTTTCTGAGAATTGCTAA
- a CDS encoding arylsulfatase — translation MRKLKGILLLSIALLIGFGAAHAQKKSKKNQKPNILVIWGDDVGWGNVSKYNHGMMGYQTPNIDRIANEGAMFTDWYAQQSCTAGRAAFILGQHPFRTGLLTIGMPGSKQGIQEDQPTIAELLKPLGYTSGQFGKNHLGDRDEHLPTNHGFDEFFGNLYHLNAEEEPETYYYPKDPEFHKKYGPRGVIHSYSDGRVSDTGPLTRKRMETADDEFTNAAIAFIEKAHKEGKPFFVWLSATRMHVWTHLKEESRGVTGIGIYPDGMVEHDKAIGTVLAKLEELKIIDNTMIMYSTDNGAEKFTWPDGGSTPFAGEKGTTWEGGFRVPCAIRWPGVIEPGTIDNNIYSHEDMMPTILAAAGAPDVKEKLLTGYKAGDKTFKVHLDGYNQMDFWKGEVKEAPRNEIFYFDAAGNLNALRYKDWKLHFAIMEGAINTAYRKTPSWPILINLRADPYEVSYKSALYIRWFADNMWTFVPAQEFTGKFLATFKEFPPVQGSSLGIDKVLQSLQSKPQN, via the coding sequence ATGCGTAAACTTAAAGGTATATTATTACTATCAATAGCATTATTGATCGGATTTGGTGCGGCTCATGCACAGAAAAAATCCAAAAAAAATCAAAAACCAAATATCTTAGTAATCTGGGGTGATGATGTAGGTTGGGGTAACGTAAGTAAGTACAATCACGGAATGATGGGGTATCAAACTCCAAACATCGATAGAATTGCTAATGAAGGTGCAATGTTTACAGATTGGTATGCTCAACAATCTTGTACTGCAGGTCGTGCAGCATTTATTTTAGGGCAGCATCCATTCAGAACTGGTTTACTTACAATTGGAATGCCTGGTTCTAAACAAGGTATTCAAGAAGATCAGCCTACAATTGCTGAACTTTTAAAACCACTAGGGTATACTTCTGGACAATTTGGTAAAAACCATTTAGGAGATAGAGACGAACACTTGCCAACTAACCATGGTTTTGATGAATTCTTTGGTAATCTTTATCACTTAAATGCTGAGGAAGAGCCGGAGACTTATTACTATCCAAAAGATCCTGAATTCCACAAAAAATATGGCCCTAGAGGAGTTATACATTCTTATTCAGATGGCCGTGTATCAGATACAGGTCCTTTAACAAGAAAAAGAATGGAGACTGCTGATGATGAATTTACAAATGCAGCAATCGCGTTTATAGAAAAAGCACATAAAGAAGGTAAGCCTTTCTTTGTTTGGTTAAGCGCTACCCGTATGCACGTATGGACTCACTTAAAAGAAGAGAGTAGAGGTGTTACTGGTATTGGTATCTATCCTGACGGTATGGTAGAGCATGATAAAGCAATTGGTACTGTACTAGCAAAATTAGAAGAATTGAAAATTATTGATAATACAATGATTATGTATTCTACTGATAATGGAGCTGAAAAGTTTACATGGCCTGACGGTGGTTCGACACCTTTTGCAGGAGAAAAAGGAACAACTTGGGAAGGTGGTTTCCGTGTACCTTGTGCAATCAGATGGCCTGGTGTAATCGAACCTGGTACAATTGATAATAACATCTATTCTCATGAAGATATGATGCCAACAATTTTAGCTGCTGCTGGTGCTCCAGATGTAAAAGAAAAATTATTAACTGGTTATAAAGCTGGTGATAAAACTTTTAAAGTACATTTAGATGGTTACAATCAAATGGATTTTTGGAAGGGTGAAGTTAAAGAAGCTCCAAGAAATGAAATTTTCTATTTTGATGCTGCAGGTAACTTAAATGCTTTAAGATATAAGGATTGGAAATTACACTTTGCAATTATGGAAGGTGCTATCAATACTGCTTATAGAAAAACTCCATCATGGCCGATCTTAATTAATTTAAGAGCAGACCCTTATGAAGTTTCATATAAATCAGCACTTTATATTCGTTGGTTTGCAGATAATATGTGGACTTTTGTTCCAGCACAAGAATTTACAGGTAAATTCCTTGCTACGTTCAAAGAGTTTCCTCCAGTACAAGGTTCTTCATTAGGCATTGATAAAGTATTGCAATCATTGCAATCTAAGCCACAGAACTAA
- a CDS encoding YeeE/YedE family protein, with the protein MDGIIQPWPWYIGGPLIGLTMAILLLFGKSLGLSSNFRTICTACRVGKNNSFFQFDWKQESWNLVFALGCILGGFITHKFLGGDHLAGVSDETIKHLHSLGIDSDPHNILPKELFSAESIFSLRGMLMLSMGGIFIGFGSRYAGGCTSGHAISGLSNLQLPSLIACVGYFIGGILMTFVFLPLLIQI; encoded by the coding sequence ATGGACGGAATTATTCAACCTTGGCCTTGGTATATTGGAGGACCATTGATTGGTCTAACTATGGCTATATTACTACTTTTTGGTAAAAGCCTTGGTTTATCATCAAACTTTAGAACTATTTGTACTGCATGTAGAGTTGGAAAAAACAATTCTTTTTTTCAATTCGATTGGAAACAAGAATCTTGGAACTTAGTCTTTGCTTTAGGCTGTATTCTTGGAGGTTTCATCACTCATAAATTCTTAGGTGGAGACCACCTTGCAGGGGTTTCAGATGAAACTATCAAACACCTTCATTCACTAGGTATTGATTCTGATCCTCATAATATCTTACCAAAAGAATTATTTAGTGCCGAAAGTATCTTTTCTCTAAGAGGTATGCTTATGTTATCTATGGGAGGCATTTTTATTGGATTTGGATCTAGATATGCTGGAGGTTGTACTTCTGGCCATGCTATAAGTGGGTTATCAAACTTACAATTACCATCATTAATTGCATGTGTTGGCTATTTTATTGGTGGTATTTTAATGACATTCGTATTCTTACCATTGTTAATTCAAATATAA
- a CDS encoding TlpA family protein disulfide reductase: MTKKLLVFTINILLIGLISCNDKPLQLQPDKYISTTTQAVSQFNSFKNLESLFNHKDDTVRIINFWATWCKPCVKELPYFEQANRYLKENNSKAKIILISLDMSEKNLVKYINKTELTSEVIWLDDADANSWIEKVNPNWDGAIPITLILKNGKQTFHSTDFESYEELKSFIKL, encoded by the coding sequence ATGACAAAAAAACTTCTGGTATTTACTATAAACATCTTACTTATTGGTCTAATAAGTTGTAATGATAAACCTCTTCAGCTACAACCTGATAAATACATCTCAACTACAACACAAGCCGTTTCACAATTTAATTCATTTAAAAATCTTGAATCTTTATTTAATCATAAAGATGATACAGTTAGAATAATTAATTTTTGGGCTACTTGGTGTAAGCCTTGTGTAAAAGAATTACCCTATTTTGAACAAGCCAATAGATACTTAAAAGAAAATAATTCAAAAGCTAAAATAATTCTAATTAGTCTTGATATGAGCGAGAAAAATCTTGTTAAATATATCAATAAAACAGAATTAACTTCAGAAGTTATTTGGCTTGATGATGCTGATGCTAATTCTTGGATTGAAAAAGTTAACCCCAATTGGGATGGTGCAATTCCTATTACACTGATTCTTAAAAATGGGAAACAGACATTTCATTCCACAGATTTTGAATCATATGAAGAACTTAAATCATTTATAAAACTGTAA
- a CDS encoding DoxX family protein — MSKQKVPSSINKTVRFGLGVLLFMGGVNHFIHPEFYNPWIFDFLPKYWTNIIVGGVEVIIALLLFSSKNSKVGGLAFCVLMVLFLPIHFLDLFKDPPYIGVLPIAIGRFLFQFVLIALGYFIAKGKLPMSYK, encoded by the coding sequence ATGAGTAAACAAAAAGTTCCGTCATCAATTAATAAAACAGTTAGATTTGGTTTAGGAGTCTTACTTTTTATGGGTGGGGTTAACCATTTTATTCATCCTGAATTTTATAACCCTTGGATATTCGATTTTTTACCAAAATATTGGACAAATATAATTGTTGGAGGGGTTGAAGTTATAATTGCACTTTTACTTTTTTCTAGCAAAAATAGTAAAGTTGGGGGCTTAGCATTTTGTGTATTGATGGTGCTTTTTTTACCAATCCATTTCCTTGATTTATTTAAAGATCCTCCTTATATAGGAGTTTTACCAATTGCAATAGGTAGGTTTTTATTTCAATTTGTATTGATAGCACTTGGTTATTTTATTGCAAAAGGTAAACTTCCAATGTCTTATAAATAA
- a CDS encoding thioredoxin family protein, whose translation MKSIILALTLLTVSMSCSQKQESKTNQSEVKIVEKQGLQVGDEAINFNLKGMDDQSLSLNGLEGNKGVILIFTCNHCPYAVAYEDRIIALDKMYKEKGYPVIAINPNDPSVQPEDSFELMKERAVEKQFTFPYLFDDGQNIYPAYGATKTPHVYLLNKEQGKYIVKYIGAIDDNYKDANAVKDHFVEDAVNALLNNQKITTTTTKAVGCSIKATKA comes from the coding sequence ATGAAAAGTATAATTCTAGCACTTACCCTGTTAACGGTAAGTATGTCTTGTTCTCAAAAACAAGAAAGTAAAACTAATCAATCAGAAGTAAAAATTGTTGAAAAGCAAGGGCTACAAGTTGGTGACGAAGCAATTAATTTCAACCTTAAAGGCATGGATGATCAATCTTTATCATTAAATGGTCTAGAAGGTAACAAAGGTGTTATTCTTATCTTCACATGCAACCATTGTCCTTATGCTGTTGCTTATGAAGATAGAATTATTGCTTTAGATAAGATGTATAAAGAAAAAGGTTACCCTGTTATAGCAATCAATCCCAACGACCCTTCTGTTCAACCAGAGGATTCTTTTGAATTAATGAAGGAAAGAGCAGTAGAAAAACAATTTACTTTCCCATATCTATTTGATGATGGGCAAAATATCTACCCTGCATATGGTGCAACAAAAACTCCACATGTTTATTTATTAAATAAAGAACAAGGGAAATACATTGTTAAGTACATTGGAGCAATTGATGATAATTATAAAGATGCAAATGCTGTGAAAGATCACTTTGTTGAAGATGCAGTAAATGCTCTACTTAATAATCAAAAAATTACAACAACTACTACAAAAGCGGTTGGATGCTCTATTAAAGCTACAAAAGCTTAA